In Methanothermobacter tenebrarum, the sequence TCATCCCCAAAAATAGGTTTTTAACTTTATCGACGGGGAAACCCCCATCTGGGGGATGAAAACCCAAAAACCTTATATACATAAGATAATATATACAAAGGTGCTCAGTTATAAAATCTTCACTTGTCTTGTTCCACAAGGCCTGGGAGAGCTAGCAAGACAATCTGTGAAGATAAATGTGGACACTCAAGACGGGAGCTGGGGACAGACCCCTCTGAGCCCGTGGAGATGAGAAAACTCATTGAAGGGGAAACCCCCAATGGGGATAGTATACATCCTGTAACATATTAGAGTGGTATGAGAGGAACCTATTGCTTGATTATTAGGATAGGGAAAACTTTATCTTTGAATGTTGGGGCCCTTGGTAGGGTTAAAATAGAACGTGGATATTATGTATATGTTGGTTCTGCTTTTAATTCATTAAAGGCGAGGATTAAGAGACATCTTTCAGGTGATAAGAGGATCCATTGGCATGTCGATTATCTTCTAGCCCATGAAGATGCGATGATAGAGGATGTGATATTCACAGCAGATAAAAGGCAGCTTGAATGCCTGATATCCAATGGATTAGAAAATCAGGGGTCCATATGGGGTTTTGGATGTTCTGATTGTAAGTGCAGATCCCATCTACATTATTATAAGGATCTTGGGGTTGCGAAGAATGCGATTTTAAATGTTATGGGAGAATTAGGCGTCAAGGTCATGTTCCTCGAGGATCTAAAACTCTAAAAACTCCCATTTTTGAGTTCTTTGAAGAATTCTTCGAATTCGTCCATGGCGAGTGGCTCTGGTACTGTGAAATCCTTGTTTTCATAGATTCTCCCAGCAAGCTCGTGATAGACCATGGCCTGTTTCGAATTTGGGAATTTTTCTATAACAGTCATTGCCTCGATTTCGCTTTTAGGTACAAGTTCACTCCTTGGTATGACCCCTATAACCTTCGATCCTATCCTTTCTGCGAAAGATCCCACGATCTTGGCCTCATCCCTGATACCCTTACAGTTGCAGATTATCCCCCCGAGTCTGCTTTTGAGTTTCTTTATACCTTTAGCTATATTATTAGCTGCATAGAGTGACATGTATTCTCCTGATGTTACAATGTAAACTTCATCTGCGAATTCTTCCCTTAATGGTACTGCGAAGCCCCCGCATACAACATCGCCGAGCACGTCATATATGATTATGTCAAAGGATTCCTCAAAGACGCCAAGTCTTTCAAGGAGGTTCATGGCAACTATAACCCCACGGCCGGCGCAGCCAACCCCTGGCTCGGGGCCGCCGCTCTCGACACATGATATATTATTATAGCCCCTGTACACTACCTCCTCAGGGTGGGGTTCTTTGTTTTCCCTTAGGATGGATAGTACTGTGGGTATCCTTGAACCGTATAGTGTCCTTGTGGTGTCGGCTTTGGGGTCGCAGCCTATAACGAGCACGTTATATTCTTGGGAGTAGGAGGCTGCTATGTTGGCGACGATGGTTGATTTCCCAATACCGCCTTTTCCATAGATTGCTATTTTTTTTGTCAATTGGGGGACCTCACAGGTTCTTATGTTTTTACCAGCGCTCCTATGATATCGCCCCTTGTGATGATGCCTATGAGGTTGCCTTCATCGTCTACTACTGGCAGTCTCTTTATTTTATGTTTGTCCATGAGTTCGGCGGCGTCTGATACTGATTGTTCTGGTTTTATCGTGATGGGTTTTCGTGTCATTATCTCATCAACTAGTGTTAGTGCAGCCTTTTTTATTCCCTTCACTATTTCATCATATTCATGTTTCATTCTGATGGGTAATTCTATTAGATCCAGGGGGGATGGTAGTATTAGGTTTAATTTGGGGGAGTGGACTTCGAGGAGTCTTATGATGTCCCCTTCACTTAATATGCCAACTAGTCTATTGTTTTTGTCTAGGACTGGGGCGCCGCTTATCCTGTTCTCCCTTAATATTCTAGCGGCTTCTTCTATCCTCATGTCATTTTTGATTGTTATAACATTTTTTTGCATCGCATCTTCTACTTTTATCAAATTTATCACCCATTATTCCCTTTTTCCATTATCTTATATACGAGGTCTCCGGGTCTTACCCTATCTGTTACTTTGACCCCCACCCTACACTTCTCGGCCTTTTTAACGTTTTTTCCATTTATCTGTAATGATTTCACCTTCTCTGTTATTGAGCCTGTGGTTTTCCCCTGGATTATTATATCATCTCCTATTTTGAGTTTGTCCCAGAGTCTGATTTCAGCCGCTCCCGCTTTCCTGTAATAGTTTAAGACTTGGCCTATGTCCTTTTTAATATACTTGGCCCGGTTTTGTGGGGGTCCCTGTTTTGGATTGTTAAAATAAAATCCTTCATCAAATCCTCTGTTGAATACTTTTTCAAGTTCTCTGATCCATTTCCTTTTAAATTCCCATGAACCGTTGAGGTGAGAGTCTATGGCTTCCCTGTAAACACGTGTTACTGTCGCAACATAGTCTGCTGGTCTTGCTCTTCCCTCGATTTTGAGGGCATGTATCCCAGCATCAATAAGGGATGGTATATGTTCTATCATGCAAAGGTCTCTTGGACTTAGAATATAACTTTGGATGTTCCCTTGACCAGCCTCTAATATTAGTGTCTCACCATCTTCTGATATCAGTTTCCAAGCTTTTCTGCATGGTTGGAGGCATTCCCCATGATTTGCGCTTTTACCATAAAGGTGATAGCTTAGGAGGCAGCGCCCCGATATTGCCATGCAAAGGGCTCCGTGGACGAAGACCTCAACCTCTAAGGGAGACTTTCTCACGATTTCTTTTATATCATCAAGTGAAAGCTCTCTTGATAATATAACCCTTTCAGCCCCCATCTTCTTGAGCACATCTAAACTTCTAGTATTGGATATGTTGGCTTGAACGCTTACATGGACGTTGAGTCCATTATCAACGGCTAGGTCGATGGCTCCAAGATCTGATACTATTAGAGCGTCCACTTCAAAACTGTGTAGTGATGGTAGCTTCGATTCTAGCTCCTTAAGATCCTTGTCCTTGAGGATGGTGTTCGTACAAACATATACTCTTTTATTGTTGTCATGGATCATCCTCGTGGCCTCTTTTATATCCTCTAGACTGAAATTAGAGACATTAGCACGTAGGTTACATCCTTCCATGCCAATATAGACTGCATCGGCACCATTTTTAAGGGCTGCAGAAATTGAGGGGAAATCTCTAGCAGGTGCTAAAAGTTCAACCATAGCCTCACCAGCAAGGAATCATATTCCATGTTTTAATGGTAGTGGGGTGGGATATTCCCCATCAAGGCATCCTGTGCAAAGATTCTCTTTGCTGATGCCAATAGCCTCTACTAGGGATTCTATGCTCAGATAACCTAATGAGTCGACGCCTAGTATGTCTCTTATCTCTTCGATTGTTTTGTTAGATGCTAGAAGTTCCTTTTTTGTGGCCATTGCAATACCATAGTAGCATGGTGATGTTATCGGAGGACACCCTATCCTAAGGTGTATTTCCCTTGCTCCAGCCCCTTTTAGGACGTCTATAAGGGCCTTTGATGTTGTGCCCCTAACTATACTATCATCTATGAGCACTATCCGCTTGTTTTCAAGTTCCGATTTTATGGGGTTCATTTTGAGTTTAACCGCGGTTTCTCTTTCTTCCTGGGTTGGCATGATGAAAGTGCGGCCCACATAACGGTTCTTTATAAGGCCTTCACCATAGGGTATGCCTGATTCTCGTGAATATCCTATCGCAGCTGTTATGGCAGAGTCTGGTACTGGCATTACAACGTCCACATCTGCTGGGTGTTCCCTGTAGAGTGCTCTTCCTATCTTTAGTCTTACCTCGTAGACGTTTCTGCCATCGATGATACTGTCTGGTCGTGCGAAGTATACGTATTCGAACATGCAATGGGCCCTTCTCATCTTCTCGGAGCCTTTGATGATATGCGACTCTTCATTGTTTAGGTGGATTATCTCCCCTGGTTGAACGTCCCTTTGGTATTCGGCGCCTATAACATCGAATGCCACGCTCTCGGATGCCACCATCCTAGTCCCGTCCTTTTCTGCTAATGCTAATGGTTTTATCCCCAGGGGGTCCCTAACAGCATATAATCCATGGTTGAAGAGTATTACAAGGGAATATGATCCTATGAGATGCTTCGAAGTCC encodes:
- a CDS encoding GIY-YIG nuclease family protein; the protein is MIIRIGKTLSLNVGALGRVKIERGYYVYVGSAFNSLKARIKRHLSGDKRIHWHVDYLLAHEDAMIEDVIFTADKRQLECLISNGLENQGSIWGFGCSDCKCRSHLHYYKDLGVAKNAILNVMGELGVKVMFLEDLKL
- the cfbC gene encoding Ni-sirohydrochlorin a,c-diamide reductive cyclase ATP-dependent reductase subunit codes for the protein MTKKIAIYGKGGIGKSTIVANIAASYSQEYNVLVIGCDPKADTTRTLYGSRIPTVLSILRENKEPHPEEVVYRGYNNISCVESGGPEPGVGCAGRGVIVAMNLLERLGVFEESFDIIIYDVLGDVVCGGFAVPLREEFADEVYIVTSGEYMSLYAANNIAKGIKKLKSRLGGIICNCKGIRDEAKIVGSFAERIGSKVIGVIPRSELVPKSEIEAMTVIEKFPNSKQAMVYHELAGRIYENKDFTVPEPLAMDEFEEFFKELKNGSF
- a CDS encoding CBS domain-containing protein; its protein translation is MIKVEDAMQKNVITIKNDMRIEEAARILRENRISGAPVLDKNNRLVGILSEGDIIRLLEVHSPKLNLILPSPLDLIELPIRMKHEYDEIVKGIKKAALTLVDEIMTRKPITIKPEQSVSDAAELMDKHKIKRLPVVDDEGNLIGIITRGDIIGALVKT
- a CDS encoding U32 family peptidase, coding for MVELLAPARDFPSISAALKNGADAVYIGMEGCNLRANVSNFSLEDIKEATRMIHDNNKRVYVCTNTILKDKDLKELESKLPSLHSFEVDALIVSDLGAIDLAVDNGLNVHVSVQANISNTRSLDVLKKMGAERVILSRELSLDDIKEIVRKSPLEVEVFVHGALCMAISGRCLLSYHLYGKSANHGECLQPCRKAWKLISEDGETLILEAGQGNIQSYILSPRDLCMIEHIPSLIDAGIHALKIEGRARPADYVATVTRVYREAIDSHLNGSWEFKRKWIRELEKVFNRGFDEGFYFNNPKQGPPQNRAKYIKKDIGQVLNYYRKAGAAEIRLWDKLKIGDDIIIQGKTTGSITEKVKSLQINGKNVKKAEKCRVGVKVTDRVRPGDLVYKIMEKGNNG
- the purF gene encoding amidophosphoribosyltransferase, with the protein product MKDKCGIVGIYSLDKNKDIAPHIYYGLYALQHRGQESAGISTSNGKKFYTHKGMGLLYEVFNGKKLKKLKGNIGIGHVRYSTTGQSRIENSQPFHSRIDGLDIAIAHNGDIVNSWELRRKLQREGYTFRSTTDSEVISHLIRREYQKDNNMMKAIERTSKHLIGSYSLVILFNHGLYAVRDPLGIKPLALAEKDGTRMVASESVAFDVIGAEYQRDVQPGEIIHLNNEESHIIKGSEKMRRAHCMFEYVYFARPDSIIDGRNVYEVRLKIGRALYREHPADVDVVMPVPDSAITAAIGYSRESGIPYGEGLIKNRYVGRTFIMPTQEERETAVKLKMNPIKSELENKRIVLIDDSIVRGTTSKALIDVLKGAGAREIHLRIGCPPITSPCYYGIAMATKKELLASNKTIEEIRDILGVDSLGYLSIESLVEAIGISKENLCTGCLDGEYPTPLPLKHGI